One Gemmatimonadaceae bacterium genomic region harbors:
- a CDS encoding efflux RND transporter permease subunit has translation MNFTALFIRRPVMTTLVMIAILAFGTMAYRQLAVSDLPNVDYPTLTVTASLPGASPETMASAVATPLEKQFTTIAGIDNMVSSSSLGATSITIQFTLDRSIDAAAQDVQAAISKTLRELPPGIVPPSLQKTNPADEPFLYLNLRSKSLPLSALDEYGQTVLGQRISTISGVAQVSIFGTQKYAARIQLDPRALASRGIGIDEVASAVSQGNVNLPTGVLWGPNKAYTVRADGQLENAAQFAELVVAYRNGNPVRLRDVGRVKDDVQNNRVAAWFNDTRSVTLAVQKQPGTNTVQVAEAVHALLPTLRAQMPESVEIETFFDRSEGIRESVADVKFTLVLTLALVVMVIFLFLRNVPATVIPSLALPMSLVGTFAVMWSLKYSLDNLSLMALTLAVGFVVDDAIVMLENIVRHIEMGKKPMQAALDGAKEIGFTILSMTISLTAVFIPLLFMSGIVGRLFHEFAVTIAAAILVSGFVSLTLTPMLCARFLKGGHHGEQELHNPIFDAFERGYEAVLHFYERTLRWAMGHRRSVMAFSLVTLIATVVLFQMVPKGFIPSEDTGRIRASTETAQGTSFTDMVAHQKLAADRVRKNQYVDAVLSNIGTGSGNSTGLPNQGRLTVRLKPRGERPSADEMVRILAKETADIPGISVYWQNTPIIQLGGRTAKALYQYTLQGADLDVLYPAAQAMEARLRTLPALTDISTDLQIRNPQATITLDRDHASRLGVSAEQIEQALYNAYGSRQVSTIYTPNNQYWVIMELLPEFQSDLSALDLLYVRSRSGVLVPLSTVARADRTIGPQLVNHTGQIPSVTLSFNLREGASLGEAVNEVEGAARELLPEGVSTGFAGAAQAFQDTQRGLGMLFLVAIFVIYVVLGILYESFIHPITILSGIPFAAFGAFLALLLTGTELSVYAWVGVILLVGLVKKNAIMMIDFAQEAERSGGKNAFEAIFEACMVRFRPISMTTMAALVGTLPIALGAGAGAESRRPLGIAVVGGLAFSQLVTLYVTPVIYTYFDDFMKRTRRRDEPVEEGVAAEPPVLRAGGGQSAAASVVAPRVT, from the coding sequence CGGTGGCGACGCCGCTGGAAAAGCAGTTCACGACGATTGCCGGGATCGACAACATGGTGAGCTCCAGCTCGTTAGGGGCCACGAGCATCACCATCCAGTTCACCCTCGATCGCAGCATCGACGCGGCGGCGCAGGACGTCCAGGCGGCGATCTCCAAGACGCTGCGGGAGCTTCCGCCGGGGATCGTCCCGCCGTCGCTACAGAAGACCAACCCCGCCGACGAGCCGTTCCTCTACCTCAACCTGCGCTCGAAGTCGTTGCCGCTGTCGGCGCTGGACGAGTACGGGCAGACGGTGCTGGGGCAGCGCATCTCGACCATCAGCGGCGTGGCGCAGGTGTCGATCTTCGGGACGCAGAAGTACGCGGCGCGCATCCAGCTCGACCCGCGCGCCCTGGCCTCACGCGGGATCGGGATCGACGAGGTGGCGAGTGCCGTGTCGCAGGGGAACGTGAACCTCCCCACCGGCGTGCTCTGGGGGCCCAACAAGGCCTACACCGTGAGAGCCGACGGGCAGCTGGAGAACGCGGCGCAGTTCGCCGAACTGGTCGTCGCCTATCGCAACGGGAACCCGGTGCGGCTGCGCGACGTGGGGCGCGTGAAGGACGACGTCCAGAACAACCGCGTGGCCGCCTGGTTCAACGACACGCGTTCCGTCACGCTGGCCGTGCAGAAGCAGCCGGGGACCAACACCGTGCAGGTGGCCGAGGCGGTGCATGCGCTCCTCCCCACGCTGCGCGCGCAGATGCCGGAGTCGGTGGAGATCGAGACCTTCTTCGATCGCTCCGAGGGGATTCGCGAGTCGGTGGCCGACGTGAAGTTCACGCTGGTGCTGACGCTCGCGCTCGTCGTGATGGTGATCTTCCTCTTCCTGCGCAACGTGCCGGCGACCGTCATCCCGTCGCTGGCCCTGCCGATGTCGCTGGTCGGGACGTTCGCGGTGATGTGGTCGTTGAAATACAGCCTCGACAACCTCTCGCTGATGGCGCTCACCCTGGCGGTGGGCTTCGTGGTCGACGACGCCATCGTGATGCTGGAGAACATCGTCCGGCACATCGAGATGGGAAAGAAGCCGATGCAGGCGGCGCTCGATGGCGCCAAGGAGATCGGCTTCACGATCCTGTCGATGACGATCTCGCTCACCGCGGTCTTCATCCCGCTGCTGTTCATGAGCGGGATCGTCGGGCGACTCTTCCACGAGTTTGCGGTGACGATCGCGGCGGCCATCCTCGTGTCGGGGTTCGTCTCGCTCACGCTCACGCCGATGCTCTGTGCCCGCTTCCTCAAGGGGGGGCACCACGGCGAGCAGGAACTCCACAACCCGATCTTCGACGCCTTCGAGCGTGGCTACGAAGCGGTGCTGCACTTCTACGAGCGCACGCTGCGCTGGGCGATGGGACATCGCCGCTCGGTGATGGCCTTCTCGCTCGTCACGCTCATTGCGACGGTCGTTCTCTTCCAGATGGTCCCGAAGGGATTCATCCCCAGCGAGGACACCGGGCGCATTCGTGCGTCGACCGAGACGGCGCAGGGGACGTCGTTCACCGACATGGTCGCGCACCAGAAGCTCGCCGCCGATCGCGTGCGCAAGAACCAGTACGTCGATGCGGTGCTGTCGAACATCGGGACGGGGTCGGGCAACTCGACCGGGTTGCCGAACCAGGGGCGCCTCACCGTGCGCCTCAAGCCGCGCGGTGAACGTCCGAGCGCCGACGAGATGGTGCGCATCCTCGCCAAGGAGACGGCTGACATCCCCGGCATCTCCGTGTACTGGCAGAACACCCCGATCATCCAGCTTGGCGGGCGCACCGCCAAGGCGCTGTACCAGTACACGCTGCAGGGGGCCGACCTCGACGTGCTCTATCCGGCGGCGCAGGCCATGGAAGCCAGGCTGCGCACGCTCCCCGCCCTCACCGACATCTCCACCGACCTGCAGATCCGCAACCCGCAGGCGACCATCACCCTCGACCGCGACCATGCCTCACGACTGGGCGTGAGTGCGGAGCAGATCGAGCAGGCGCTGTACAACGCGTACGGGTCGCGGCAGGTCTCGACGATCTACACGCCGAACAACCAGTACTGGGTGATCATGGAGCTCCTCCCGGAGTTCCAGAGCGACCTGAGCGCGCTCGACCTGCTGTACGTGCGGTCGCGCAGTGGCGTGCTCGTGCCGCTCTCCACCGTGGCGCGCGCCGACCGGACGATCGGCCCCCAGCTGGTGAACCACACGGGGCAGATCCCGTCGGTCACGCTCTCGTTCAACCTGCGCGAAGGGGCGTCGTTAGGTGAGGCGGTGAACGAGGTGGAGGGGGCGGCGCGCGAACTCCTCCCCGAGGGGGTCAGCACCGGCTTCGCCGGTGCGGCGCAGGCGTTCCAGGACACGCAGCGCGGGCTGGGGATGCTCTTCCTGGTCGCGATCTTCGTGATCTACGTGGTGCTCGGGATCCTGTACGAGTCGTTCATCCACCCCATCACGATCCTCTCCGGCATTCCGTTCGCGGCCTTCGGCGCCTTCCTCGCCCTGCTCCTCACCGGGACGGAGCTGAGCGTCTACGCGTGGGTGGGGGTGATCCTCCTGGTGGGGTTGGTGAAGAAGAACGCGATCATGATGATCGACTTTGCGCAGGAGGCCGAGCGCTCGGGCGGGAAGAACGCCTTCGAGGCGATCTTCGAGGCGTGCATGGTGCGCTTCCGTCCCATCAGCATGACGACGATGGCCGCGCTGGTGGGGACGCTGCCCATCGCGTTAGGCGCTGGTGCCGGCGCCGAGTCGCGGCGCCCGCTGGGGATCGCGGTGGTAGGCGGGTTGGCCTTCTCGCAGCTGGTGACCCTGTACGTGACGCCGGTCATCTACACGTACTTCGACGACTTCATGAAGCGCACGCGGCGGCGCGACGAGCCGGTGGAGGAGGGCGTGGCGGCGGAACCGCCGGTGCTTCGCGCGGGAGGCGGGCAGTCGGCGGCGGCGTCGGTGGTGGCGCCGAGGGTTACGTGA